In Acidisarcina polymorpha, the DNA window AGCTAGAAGTCGAATCCAGAGACTTTTATGTCGAAAATGGCGCCGTTACGGGCTCCAAGAGAGACGTATTGCTTCCATCTCTGCTGAAACTTCCTCCCCTAGTTCAACAATTGTTGATCGTCATTTCCCTGGTATGCGCCTTATGCGCTGCTCCTCTTAACTGGGCGCAGTCCCAGGTGGGTTTTGGATCGGCTCGCTCAGTCTTCATCCCACGTACCTTCCTTCTCGAGTCGAATGATCCGCTATCGACTGACCTTGTGGAAGCCGATTTTGACCCCAACGTCGTCGCACTGCCCGATCTCCCGCATCCTGACCACTTCTTGAAGTCAGCGGCGCCCCTGAATCTTTCCCTGAGTTCCTCTTTCAATCAGCTTCCCGCGTACCATCGCCCGAACGCCCTTTTGCCCTCAAAAAGCCTCTTGCCCCGAAAACAACTTGAGCCGCAGAACCAGAGCTCATCCGACCCTACCCAATCAATTGACCCGGCCACCACCGTGGCTCAGGAGAATTCCGACTTTGGCAATATGTCGATCAATGGTGTCGATGTGGGGGAGGCCTGGAACAATATTCAGCAATTCATGCCGCCGGCGTTCAACCTCGAAGCCCATGAGGTTCCCATCGTCGACCCCGCTTCCGATACTTACGCCGCCGCTGGCCCCTACAACTGGCGAGGCTTGTTTGCCCAGTCGCTCTTCTTTAATGTGGTGGAAAATACCTTCCGTTCGGCCAGCGACGACCAGATCCGCAATATGCTTGCGCACAAGCCTTTCTGGCACGACTGGCTCGCTTCCACCAAGCAGTTCAACATGCGTCGTTGGAATGACGGAGATGACTTTCTGGTCAACTACGTCGGCCACCCTATGCAGGGCGCCGTCAGCGGCTTCATCGAAATACAAAATGATCCGGTGGGGCGGCAGCTTGAAATTGGAGCGAACCGCGCGTATTGGAAGAGTCGCTTCCAGGCTCTAGTCTGGGCCACCCTCTACAGTGCTCATTCCGAGATCAGTCCGATCGGCGAAGCCGGCATCGGCAATGAAGGCGGCTGGACGTATCCGATCGTCTGCAAGCAGAAGGGGTGTCAAAGTTGGCACCCTGGGATCCACTACACCAACAACACGGGATGGGTGGATTTCACAATCACACCCACCGTCGGCACGCTGTGGCTGATTGCCGAAGACACCCTGGATCGCTATATCAGTGACCGCATCCAGGTAGGCGACCGCTTCAATCTGATGTACATGTTCCTTCGCGGCGCTCTGAACCCCAGCCGCTCGATGGCAAACGCCATGAGGTTTAAGGCGCCCTGGTATCGTGACTTTCAGCACGATCCCGAAATTGAGGACTCTTACGCGGTCCATTTACAGCCAACCGAGGAAGAAATCGTCGAAGCCGGACCACTGCGCAGGATCTCAATTGCCCCCAACGTGCACACGATGCCATTTGGAAGCCCTGGAGATCCTTGTGTGCTTTGCTTTGGGGAGCCCGGCCTCGGCATCGGCGTAGACATCGCGTTCAGCCGTTGGCTCAGCGCCAGCTTCGCCGCCGACCGCCAAGGAGGTCTTATTCCCAAGCGGTCCGTAGCCACGGCCTCAACGACCAGCTACGGGTTCGGATTGAGGCTAGTTCATGAGGGACGTACCGGCAGTCTGTCCTTCGCCGTGCGCCCCGGCCTGATAACCGATGTTACGGTTCTTCCCCTGGAACTCGATCCCATGCGGAACACTTACTTCCATCCAGTACAGACGGAAAACCGCGCTGCCGTTTCCCTGATGCTGTCGAACGACTATAAGATTTCAAGGGCGCTGGCAGTAAGGTATTCGGTAGAAGATACCATTGTCCGCTATCGCAATGCGGTTCAGGATCCACCCGGCGTTGGCAAACCGCCTTACCTTAGTTGGCTCTCTAAAGACGAATACACCAACAAAAGCAACTGGAGCTGCCAGGCAGGGCCGGTTTTTCATTTTTAGCCGGCTGAAGCTTCGTAGGCGGCTCGAGATCGCTCGCCTGGAAAGCTAACAAACGCGCACACATTCAATACCGAGGAGACGCGCAACCTTATGTAATTGCTTGAAGCGGTGACCAATGCCAATAGCGCAATGGTGCGCTGGACCTTGTGCGTTCCATTCCTCTAGAAAACGCCGGCTCCCGATTGAAAAACGATACCGGCTGTTCGTGTTGCCGATTTCAAGAATCGGTCCCGCGACGGACTCTCCCTCCGCCACGACCAGCTTGAGCGAGCCTTTTCCGTCTTCAGCAACCGACAGCAGGGTAACAGGCCCATGCCTGACCGACATCTCGATGGACAATCCGCTACCGACTTTGCCGTGATAGACGCCTAGAGGACGCAACTTTGGCTTACCGTCCGCGATGGCAATATGGCTAGGCCCATCATGTCCCATGAGCACAACGTCATCCAAGAAGTCATTGGCGTAGTACTCGGAAAACGAACCGCCCGCCCCGAGACAATCAAGGATCTTCATGGCTTGAACGTTCTTGATCTCGAGCTCGCCCGCAACCGGAATGCCGCGTCCGGTAAGCAGGCTGTTGCCGACGATGATTGAGCTTATAGAGTCTTCGTTTTCGGGAATACCCACACCCTTGTAGTAGTAAGCGAGTGAGCCTAAACGATAATCTTCAACCAGCTTGTCGAGCGCGAGAGAAGTGCGCGCAGCACGTTCAAGCTCGATCAAGGAGCAATCCGGCTGTACTTCGAATGCCCGCTGAATCTCAGCGACTCGACCGGCAATTGCATCGGCGCAAACCGCCCTCCGGCGTGCCGAAAGCTCGTCTACCTCGACAATCTCGATATGTGTGCCGAAGACCCCAGATTGCAAGGTCATGTCCGCATAAATATCGAGCATTCCGCTGTAGTAGTGTCCCATGACCCCCAGGCGATTGTGTTCCATCTGATGGACTACCCTTGAGGCCGCGAGCCAGTCTCGGACTTCCTCCCATGCCTCGTCTCCATCAGCCAACATCCCTGTGACTTGATGAAAAGGAATTTCACAGCGGCGAAAGACATTCGCGATCTCGGGCACCGAACAGGACTGGCAATGGGCAAGCCACTCCCCGGTCATCTGGGTGCGATCTTTCATCTGGTTGAATGCGGCATAATCGATCGCCGCCAGCGGCGAAAGATTCAAGAGGATGACCGGAGCCTTTGAGCGACGCACCACCGGAAGCACGGTGGAGGAGAGTGCGTACGTAGCGACATGAAGGAAGATTAGGTCGACATCATGCTGGCGGAATGCGTGGCCTGCGGCGACCGCCTTCTCCGAGGTGTCGATCATCCCGAGGTTGAGGACCAGAACCCCCGAAGACTCTAGACGGCTCGCAATCTCTCGGTTGTAACCCGCCAGCCGATCGCGAAGTCCCGGGAACTGGTTCCAATAAGTCTCCAGACCGATGCTGAAGAGACCAACTCGATGACTCTGGCTAATTTCGCCTGGAATGAAGTCCATGCTCTGAGCTCATGAGAGATGTCGATCCTTACTAACTTACACGCGGCTAAAGGCAGGAGCAGTTCCTGAGTTCCTGCCTTAGTCGTTCATGTCGCATCGCTGGTGAGATTCTATTGCTTCATTGCCGACGATATCCGCACTGGTCCTAGTAATCCAGAGGCCAGCAACGGCGAGTTCGCCTTATAAGGATGGATTACGGTGAAGGTGTATTTCTGGGCATTCGGCTGCTGGTCCCCGATGAGCCGGTTGACCCAGGCGTTGGTGACTTGGATGGAGATTTGGTTAGCGCCCGGCTTGAGCGCGCTGGTTGCGTCAACCCGGTAAGGCGCATGCCACACGGTTCCCAACTGTTTCCCATTCACCGTAACGACAGCAAGGTTCTTCACATCGCCTAGGTCAATCCAAAGCTGAGCGCCAGGCTTGAACCAGTCAGCGGATGCATTCACCGTCTGGGTATAAGTTCCATTCCCGGAGAAATACTTGACGCCATCGTTGCTGCTCTCGCTCCAGGAAGCGAGCTTCTCCATGGTGATCGACGCCGGAGCTCCGCGGTCGGGCTGGAAGCTGACCGTCCACGGACCGTCAATCGTTGCAAGGTCGGTCATCGCCGGTTTTGGAAGGGTTCGCGTGGATCCATCCGCCGGTTTGCGGAAGACGACAAACACCGTACCCCAGGGCTCGAGGTGAAGCGGCACGGTCGTGTGGCCATCGGCAATTTTGTAGGACGCCGGCT includes these proteins:
- a CDS encoding arabinose isomerase; this encodes MDFIPGEISQSHRVGLFSIGLETYWNQFPGLRDRLAGYNREIASRLESSGVLVLNLGMIDTSEKAVAAGHAFRQHDVDLIFLHVATYALSSTVLPVVRRSKAPVILLNLSPLAAIDYAAFNQMKDRTQMTGEWLAHCQSCSVPEIANVFRRCEIPFHQVTGMLADGDEAWEEVRDWLAASRVVHQMEHNRLGVMGHYYSGMLDIYADMTLQSGVFGTHIEIVEVDELSARRRAVCADAIAGRVAEIQRAFEVQPDCSLIELERAARTSLALDKLVEDYRLGSLAYYYKGVGIPENEDSISSIIVGNSLLTGRGIPVAGELEIKNVQAMKILDCLGAGGSFSEYYANDFLDDVVLMGHDGPSHIAIADGKPKLRPLGVYHGKVGSGLSIEMSVRHGPVTLLSVAEDGKGSLKLVVAEGESVAGPILEIGNTNSRYRFSIGSRRFLEEWNAQGPAHHCAIGIGHRFKQLHKVARLLGIECVRVC